Proteins encoded in a region of the Gemmatimonadales bacterium genome:
- a CDS encoding M6 family metalloprotease domain-containing protein has protein sequence MRRPPILPVAAAALLAVATLAPGTLAAQNQPVRDWEPKGFDFTPNGVWRNKAKRVLAARAAAMARADFLSLNRPLSLAGPAPTSLAVTGVLRIPVLLVRYKDTPDSALYAPSTYDSVLLGATPPAGRPYTVYTFYQEISGGMLKVQGVVIGWITLDSANAWYAGPGSCDGLGSCGHVAALIRQAVLHADSTGLDWGQFDNDGPDGIPNSGDDDGFVDLVWLIHPTPGAECRINGDIWSHRYYYSGWTGVPLATSTPAKGGGTILVDNYTIQSGVGGITGCDPTQIMAPGTIGHETGHGLFLPDLYDTSLETEGIGEWGLMGSGNWSRPYSPSHMESFSLSQLGWVTVRQLTTSGTYRLGPIETGDTTFLVRPTVANPRGEYFLIENREALLSDTALIEKHGGGGLLIWHVDSAQFVNNTLPYNYVNVGSIHGVALEQADGLGNLDCTYPAACDNRGDAGDPYPGDSDRTVFGPRTHPAPAMNSTGGFPGFELDSIRQAVPNGEMDFRLRFGSLSTIRGSDTSVYVRVRGTAYHSYQDLFGDGDTVTVSADSVQQTPDGRATFLYRSWSDGGARSHVATGSSAGGTFTALMAAAYLLKDSVAGVGSITSTVAIGASGSMLAGGDSVALTAVPGSGQAFVGWTGDTTASATVLVLHVARPYAVTANFAATNDVVNQLLTGTSGLTAAQLQTLDQLGNNNGRFDLGDFVAWLDRNPGALSAAAVARVLAGARP, from the coding sequence ATGAGACGCCCACCTATCCTCCCCGTCGCCGCCGCGGCCCTGCTGGCCGTCGCGACGCTCGCGCCCGGCACGCTCGCGGCCCAGAACCAGCCCGTGCGCGACTGGGAGCCGAAGGGCTTCGACTTCACTCCGAACGGCGTGTGGCGGAACAAGGCCAAGCGCGTGCTGGCGGCGCGAGCGGCCGCGATGGCCCGGGCGGACTTCCTGTCCCTTAACCGGCCGCTCAGCCTCGCCGGCCCCGCGCCCACGAGTCTGGCCGTGACCGGCGTGCTGCGCATCCCGGTCCTCCTGGTGCGCTACAAGGACACGCCCGACTCCGCCCTCTACGCGCCTAGCACGTACGACAGCGTCCTCCTCGGCGCCACGCCACCGGCCGGCAGACCGTACACCGTGTACACCTTCTACCAGGAGATCTCCGGCGGGATGCTGAAGGTCCAGGGCGTCGTGATCGGCTGGATCACGCTCGACTCGGCCAACGCCTGGTACGCGGGCCCCGGCAGCTGCGATGGACTCGGGAGCTGCGGGCACGTGGCGGCGCTCATCAGGCAGGCCGTGCTGCACGCCGACTCGACGGGGCTCGACTGGGGCCAGTTCGACAACGACGGTCCCGATGGCATCCCGAATTCGGGCGACGACGACGGGTTTGTGGACCTCGTCTGGCTCATCCACCCGACTCCGGGCGCGGAGTGCCGGATCAACGGCGACATCTGGTCGCACCGCTACTACTACAGCGGGTGGACGGGCGTGCCCCTGGCCACGAGCACTCCGGCCAAGGGCGGCGGCACGATCCTGGTGGACAACTACACCATCCAGAGCGGCGTGGGTGGCATCACGGGGTGCGACCCGACGCAGATCATGGCGCCGGGGACGATCGGCCACGAGACGGGCCACGGCCTGTTCCTGCCGGACCTCTACGACACCAGCCTCGAGACCGAGGGCATCGGCGAGTGGGGATTGATGGGCTCCGGCAATTGGTCGCGGCCCTACAGCCCCTCGCACATGGAGTCGTTCTCCCTGTCGCAGCTCGGCTGGGTCACGGTGCGCCAGCTGACCACCTCGGGGACGTACCGCCTCGGACCGATCGAGACCGGGGACACGACCTTCCTGGTGCGGCCCACCGTGGCGAACCCTCGTGGGGAGTACTTCCTGATCGAGAACCGCGAGGCGCTGCTCTCGGACACCGCACTCATCGAGAAGCACGGCGGCGGCGGCTTGCTGATCTGGCACGTTGACTCGGCCCAGTTCGTCAACAACACGCTGCCTTACAACTACGTCAACGTCGGGTCCATCCACGGCGTGGCGCTGGAGCAGGCCGACGGGCTGGGGAACCTGGACTGCACGTATCCGGCGGCGTGCGACAACCGCGGCGACGCCGGCGATCCGTACCCCGGCGACAGCGACCGCACGGTCTTCGGCCCCCGCACGCATCCGGCGCCCGCGATGAACAGCACCGGCGGCTTCCCGGGCTTCGAGCTCGACTCGATCCGGCAAGCGGTCCCGAACGGCGAGATGGATTTCCGCCTGCGCTTCGGCTCGTTGTCCACCATCCGCGGCAGCGACACGTCGGTGTACGTCCGGGTGCGGGGAACGGCGTACCACAGCTATCAGGACCTGTTCGGCGACGGCGACACGGTCACCGTGTCGGCGGACTCCGTGCAGCAGACGCCCGACGGCAGGGCCACGTTCCTCTACCGGTCGTGGTCGGACGGCGGGGCGCGCAGCCACGTGGCGACGGGCTCGTCGGCCGGCGGCACGTTCACCGCCCTGATGGCGGCGGCCTACCTCCTGAAGGACTCGGTGGCCGGCGTGGGCTCCATCACGTCCACGGTCGCCATCGGCGCGTCAGGGAGCATGCTGGCGGGGGGCGACAGCGTCGCGCTGACGGCGGTGCCCGGATCAGGGCAGGCGTTCGTCGGCTGGACCGGCGATACCACGGCCAGCGCCACCGTCCTGGTGCTGCATGTTGCCAGACCGTACGCGGTCACGGCTAACTTCGCCGCCACGAACGACGTGGTGAACCAGCTGCTCACGGGCACGAGCGGCCTCACGGCGGCACAGCTGCAGACGCTGGACCAGCTGGGGAACAACAACGGGCGCTTCGACCTGGGAGACTTCGTCGCCTGGCTGGATCGGAATCCTGGAGCGCTGAGCGCGGCCGCGGTGGCCCGCGTGCTGGCGGGCGCGCGGCCATGA